The Seriola aureovittata isolate HTS-2021-v1 ecotype China chromosome 3, ASM2101889v1, whole genome shotgun sequence genome includes a region encoding these proteins:
- the LOC130166290 gene encoding calmodulin-regulated spectrin-associated protein 3-like isoform X3 produces MVDSPSAMKKTFSVPEIKPLDQYDFSRAKIRASVRWLLSKSYGSAENVPVELRDPLYKDQYEQEHLKPSVSKLLLSPEIYCRAQALLAQAHGVSLPASQGSPADNSALLQFLIKKGFTPKVQDVDVTEEDLSNVPIKTKSHLALMDALMSLAAKETVGRVKMATEAEQMGVSSPWENALLFWVNRLNQKLRESTEEEEPVKSQTCTDLQAVQDSHAIAFCLKESGNKPPVIRYRKDKVQSKLTPTFPLVSAVKDLSNGCAIAAVLHYYCPSLLPLEDVCLKDTMSLADSLYNLQLVKEFCENSLQSCCPLAVEDLLYAPPVLHLNIMSFIAELLEWFEVKKPDFVQPTQPIDLTDVSGLLDCTSPVTGNSNSGSPSFIFKQPFVPISSPVSPENKSWTKKQIGRPLSAVTFSIPFGLDSDVDIVMGNPIDSVFRSVSTDSLTTGIPVMTSPVTSAGMTRVPYSPPEDLSHLVSASAPSQRSSWGPYAHTAPLGELPTIEEALQVVHTPNSKDRKKGRTPEKGGRGVLGGRPEPRLRPEGAPAGFFLHSPEEDNPQLSSSAPCRSGVLCRPVGGEGGDTERQGRGERRERSGRSSDMSRDDDSVLRDGSVDSSELSDDTPRNAPGNIRPSNGRQGNHNTSNSPRMTSFAERRDSRRRHSAAPGEDSASAATPTSPGTPHTPSTPAGAPGRQDSPGPRGPEPGSEAWELGARLEEKRKSIEAQKRRIEAIFAKHRQRLGKTAFLQLKREQGEGGGEGLGEDNLSLEERLTHMEEQLKQEEEKEEKEKEEKEKDRDKEKEKLSVSNPPRLEKQVTFSIETKQGAEKEKEKEKAGDGVLVEYNEVVQKLSEALQSLQKDMQKLTEQQQQLMSNQRPRNTPKTAPKSVIRSNVKTPPRTPPHTPTKTPPRTPTKTPTRSNGKAWVIPTNPNLPSSPSRRSNALTLSTSPKTVVSSSCPAPRTKIHSSSSPRSPKHHPRPQNQRPHPRPSELKFPPLNRVLTPTQTVDTLPHLRRVSPSKCQVQTSSSFRIGGPRTPQESPQPQQPQPDESNSETGSSETPTQFSLELEQEDVEAVGGLPILSQPRQDRRRAAGGSSSGAPSECSFESETLSISAAYSAVGEGGRGRGAEKRCSMIEVSLSSHGGPEGGSDEPTDEGQEFSSDSMSDHTESAAEPARGLATEPFDPLEQLNLAMEATDLPEQQTEPKEQTGETETLEPSGEQSELETKGGIGFFFKEEVHSEGEMAQRRALLLERQQKRTEELKRRRQWHEQEREIRVVSSDRRAASPSNTPPAGTTSPSPTPPATPARRGDFTRGEYARRQQLRIMEDLDKVLRQKTANQGRSSAKKTRSRPRSMTREETQLSLSPAKRTTGSKLTKVYSHSSLNLAATDETGNRGSDPTKKPHSSRPDSPSGCATPSRLANLNGDKDWESGSNGTSPAPEYTGPKLFKEPSFKSNKFIIHNALSRCCLAGKVNEAQKNKIVEEMEKSPANHFLILFRDSSCQFRGVYTMNPDSQELIRLAGVGPRTIGSTQVESIYKYSSDRKQFSAIPSKTMGMSVDAFTIPSHLWHGGGGAGGGGSRRASITKKAVISK; encoded by the exons ATGGTGGACTCTCCCAGCGCGATGAAGAAGACCTTTTCAGTGCCGGAGATCAAACCGCTGGACCAGTACGACTTCAGCCGGGCCAAGATCCGCGCCAGCGTCCGGTGGCTGCTGTCGAAGTCGTACGGCTCTGCAG AAAATGTCCCTGTGGAGTTGCGGGATCCGCTTTACAAGGACCAGTATGAACAAGAGCACCTCAAGCCGTCCGTGTCCAAGCTGCTTCTCTCCCCGGAGATCTACTGCCGAGCTCAGGCCCTGCTGGCCCAGGCACACGGGGTCTCTTTGCCGGCATCGCAGGGGTCCCCGGCCGACAACTCCGCGCTGCTGCAGTTCCTCATTAAGAAAGGTTTCACCCCAAAGGTCCAGGATGTAGATGTCACCGAGGAGGATCTCAGCAACGTCCCCATCAAGACA AAGTCCCACCTTGCCCTAATGGACGCTCTGATGTCACTGGCTGCTAAAGAGACAGTGGGCCGGGTGAAGATGGCGACGGAGGCGGAGCAGATGGGCGTCAGTTCTCCATGGGAGAACGCGCTGCTCTTCTGGGTCAACAGG CTGAACCAGAAATTGAGAGAaagcacagaagaagaggaaccCGTCAAGTCGCAGACGTGTACAGACCTGCAGGCTGTTCAGGACTCG CATGCTATCGCTTTTTGTTTGAAGGAGTCGGGGAATAAGCCGCCAGTG ATCCGCTATAGGAAGGACAAAGTGCAATCTAAGCTGACTCCTACTTTCCCTCTGGTGTCCGCGGTCAAAGATCTGTCTAATGGCTGTGCTATAGCTGCTGTGTTGCACTACTACTGCCCCAGCTTGCTGCCTCTAGAGG ATGTGTGTCTGAAGGACACCATGTCATTGGCCGACAGTCTCTACAACCTGCAGCTGGTCAAAGAGTTTTGCGAGAACAGTTTACAGAGCTGCTGCCCCCTCGCTGTTGAGGACCTGCTCTACGCTCCACCCGTTCTCCAT ctgaaCATCATGAGCTTCATAGCAGAACTGCTGGAGTGGTTTGAGGTGAAGAAGCCTGATTTTGTCCAGCCCACACAACCCATTGACCTCACAG ATGTCTCGGGGTTACTGGACTGCACAAGTCCCGTCACTGGGAACAGCAACAG TGGTTCTCCTTCCTTTATCTTCAAACAACCCTTTGTGCCCATCTCCTCTCCAGTGTCACCAG aaaacaaaagttGGACGAAGAAACAAATCGG TCGTCCTCTGTCAGCAGTGACTTTCAGCATCCCATTTGGGCTGGACAGTGATGTTGACATTGTCATGGGAAACCCAATAGATTCTGTCTTTCGCTCTGTCAGCACTGACAGCCTAACCACCGGCATCCCTGTAATGACCTCACCGGTGACTTCAGCAGGGATGACTCGTGTCCCGTACAGCCCTCCGGAGGACCTCAGCCACCTGGTCAGCGCTTCGGCCCCATCGCAGCGGTCTTCCTGGGGCCCTTACGCACACACGGCACCGCTAGGAGAGCTGCCAACAATCGAGGAGGCGCTACAGGTGGTTCATACTCCCAACAGCAAAGATCGGAAGAAGGGAAGGACGCCAGAGAAAGGTGGAAGAGGAGTGTTGGGAGGACGGCCCGAGCCCAGGTTACGTCCCGAGGGAGCCCCTGCTGGTTTCTTCCTGCACTCCCCCGAGGAGGATAATCCGCAGCTCAGTAGCTCTGCTCCCTGTCGCTCTGGAGTCCTCTGCCGACCTGTTGGAGGAGAAGGGGGTGATACGGAAAGGCaaggaaggggagagaggagggagagatcaGGACGGAGCTCCGATATGTCACGTGACGATGACTCCGTTCTACGGGATGGCAGCGTCGACTCCTCTGAACTATCAGATGATACCCCAAGAAATGCCCCTGGTAATATTCGACCCAGTAACGGTCGCCAGGGAAACCACAACACCAGCAATAGCCCACGAATGACAAGCTTTGCTGAGCGACGAGACAGCAGGAGAAGACATTCGGCTGCTCCCGGAGAGGACTCAGCCTCTGCTGCGACCCCAACAAGCCCAGGAACTCCACATACACCCTCAACCCCAGCGGGGGCACCTGGCCGACAGGACAGCCCAGGTCCCAGAGGCCCTGAACCAGGGTCCGAGGCCTGGGAGTTGGGGGCTCGTCTGGAGGAAAAACGCAAAAGCATTGAAGCCCAAAAAAGACGCATCGAAGCCATCTTtgccaaacacagacagaggcttGGAAAAACTGCTTTCCTTCAACTGAAAAGAGAgcaaggagagggaggaggggagggactGGGGGAGGATAATCTCAGCCTGGAGGAGCGCCTCACCCACATGGAGGAACAactgaaacaggaggaggagaaggaagagaaagaaaaggaggaaaaagaaaaagacagagataaggagaaagaaaagctaTCCGTTTCCAATCCTCCTCGGCTGGAGAAGCAGGTCACGTTCTCTATTGAAACTAAGCAAGgggcagaaaaagagaaagagaaagagaaagctgGTGACGGTGTTCTTGTGGAATACAATGAAGTCGTGCAGAAACTGAGTGAAGCCCTGCAGTCATTACAGAAGGACATGCAGAAACTTACagaacagcaacagcagctcatGAGCAACCAAAGACCCAGAAATACACCCAAAACCGCTCCAAAGTCAGTGATTAGAAGTAACGTCAAAACACCACCCAGAACCCCTCCCCACACACCAACAAAGACACCTCCGAGAACCCCGACAAAGACTCCTACCAGGAGCAACGGTAAAGCTTGGGTGATCCCCACCAATCCCaatctcccctcctctccctcacgGCGTTCTAACGCTCTGACCTTGTCCACCTCTCCAAAAACAgtcgtctcctcctcctgccctgCTCCTCGCACTAAGattcactcctcctcctcacctcgGAGCCCCAAACACCACCCACGCCCCCAAAATCAGCGCCCCCATCCACGGCCTTCCGAACTCAAGTTCCCTCCTCTCAATCGGGTCTTGACACCAACCCAGACTGTGGACACCCTCCCCCACTTGCGCCGTGTGTCCCCCAGCAAGTGTCAGGTTCAGACGTCCTCTTCCTTCCGTATCGGCGGTCCCCGGACTCCTCAGGAATCTCCTCAGCCTCAGCAGCCACAGCCTGATGAGAGCAACTCAGAAACAGGCTCTAGCGAGACACCCACCCAGTTCAGCCTGGAGCTGGAGCAAGAGGATGTAGAGGCTGTTGGAGGGCTGCCGATCTTGTCACAGCCCAGACAAGATCGTCGCAGGGCTGCTGGCGGCAGCAGCTCTGGTGCTCCTTCAGAGTGCTCATTTGAGAGCGAGACTTTGTCCATTTCCGCTGCGTACAGCGCAGTaggggaaggaggaagaggcagaggtgCAGAGAAACGCTGCAGCATGATTGAGGTGTCACTATCATCTCATGGAGGGCCAGAGGGAGGCAGCGACGAACCAACCGATGAAGGGCAGGAGTTTTCCTCTGACTCAATGAGCGATCACACAGAATCTGCTGCGGAACCGGCAAGAGGACTCGCCACAGAGCCCTTCGATCCTTTAGAGCAGCTGAATCTGGCTATGGAAGCCACGGATTTGCCGGAACAACAAACCGAACCCAAAGAACAAACAGGAGAGACCGAAACTTTGGAACCAAGTGGAGAACAGAGCGAGCTGGAAACCAAAGGAGGAATAGGATTCTTCTTCAAG GAGGAGGTACATAGTGAAGGGGAGATGGCCCAGCGTAGAGCTCTCCTGTTGGAGAGGCAGCaaaagagaacagaggagctgaagaggaggagacagtggCATGAGCAAGAAAGGGAAATCAG AGTTGTGTCTTCAGACAGGAGAGCAGCATCTCCCTCCAATACACCCCCTGCAGGCACCACCTCCCCGTCACCCACACCTCCTGCTACTCCAGCCCGTCGGGGAGATTTCACACGAGGGGAGTATGCGCGACGGCAACAGCTCAGGATCATGGAGGACCTGGACAAAGTGCTCCGCCAGAAAACCGCCAATCAAGGACGATCTTCAGCTAAGAAGACCCGCTCTCGGCCTCGCAGTATGACCAGGGAGGAAACACAGCTGTCTCTGAGTCCAGCCAAGAGAACAACTG GCTCTAAGTTGACCAAAGTCTACTCTCACTCCTCCCTCAACCTGGCAGCAACAGATGAGACAGGAAACCGTGGTAGTGACCCCACGAAGAAACCTCACAG CAGCCGTCCTGATTCACCGTCAGGATGTGCGACACCAAGTAGACTGGCCAATCTGAACGGAGACAAGGACTGGGAGAGTGGCTCCAATGGAACCTCACCTGCCCCAGAATACACAG gTCCAAAGCTCTTCAAAGAACCAAGCTTCAAGTCCAACAAATTTATCATTCACAACGCTCTCTCTCGCTGCTGCCTGGCTGGAAAGGTCAACgaggcacaaaaaaacaagatagttGAG GAGATGGAGAAGTCTCCTGCAAACCACTTCCTTATCCTCTTCCGGGATTCCAGCTGCCAGTTCAGGGGCGTATACACCATGAACCCTGACTCCCAGGAGCTCATACGATTGGCTGGCGTGGGTCCCCGGACAATTGGTTCCACCCAGGTGGAGTCCATCTACAAATACAGTTCAGACAGGAAGCAGTTTAGTGCCATCCCCTCTAAAACCATGGGCATGAGCGTGGATGCTTTCACCATCCCCAGCCATCTTTggcatggaggaggaggcgcaggaggaggaggaagcaggagagcAAGCATTACTAAGAAGGCGGTTATTTCCAAGTGA
- the LOC130166290 gene encoding calmodulin-regulated spectrin-associated protein 3-like isoform X6, whose amino-acid sequence MVDSPSAMKKTFSVPEIKPLDQYDFSRAKIRASVRWLLSKSYGSAENVPVELRDPLYKDQYEQEHLKPSVSKLLLSPEIYCRAQALLAQAHGVSLPASQGSPADNSALLQFLIKKGFTPKVQDVDVTEEDLSNVPIKTKSHLALMDALMSLAAKETVGRVKMATEAEQMGVSSPWENALLFWVNRLNQKLRESTEEEEPVKSQTCTDLQAVQDSCQSTRWYWKLVPHAIAFCLKESGNKPPVIRYRKDKVQSKLTPTFPLVSAVKDLSNGCAIAAVLHYYCPSLLPLEDVCLKDTMSLADSLYNLQLVKEFCENSLQSCCPLAVEDLLYAPPVLHLNIMSFIAELLEWFEVKKPDFVQPTQPIDLTDVSGLLDCTSPVTGNSNSGSPSFIFKQPFVPISSPVSPENKSWTKKQIGTDSLTTGIPVMTSPVTSAGMTRVPYSPPEDLSHLVSASAPSQRSSWGPYAHTAPLGELPTIEEALQVVHTPNSKDRKKGRTPEKGGRGVLGGRPEPRLRPEGAPAGFFLHSPEEDNPQLSSSAPCRSGVLCRPVGGEGGDTERQGRGERRERSGRSSDMSRDDDSVLRDGSVDSSELSDDTPRNAPGNIRPSNGRQGNHNTSNSPRMTSFAERRDSRRRHSAAPGEDSASAATPTSPGTPHTPSTPAGAPGRQDSPGPRGPEPGSEAWELGARLEEKRKSIEAQKRRIEAIFAKHRQRLGKTAFLQLKREQGEGGGEGLGEDNLSLEERLTHMEEQLKQEEEKEEKEKEEKEKDRDKEKEKLSVSNPPRLEKQVTFSIETKQGAEKEKEKEKAGDGVLVEYNEVVQKLSEALQSLQKDMQKLTEQQQQLMSNQRPRNTPKTAPKSVIRSNVKTPPRTPPHTPTKTPPRTPTKTPTRSNGKAWVIPTNPNLPSSPSRRSNALTLSTSPKTVVSSSCPAPRTKIHSSSSPRSPKHHPRPQNQRPHPRPSELKFPPLNRVLTPTQTVDTLPHLRRVSPSKCQVQTSSSFRIGGPRTPQESPQPQQPQPDESNSETGSSETPTQFSLELEQEDVEAVGGLPILSQPRQDRRRAAGGSSSGAPSECSFESETLSISAAYSAVGEGGRGRGAEKRCSMIEVSLSSHGGPEGGSDEPTDEGQEFSSDSMSDHTESAAEPARGLATEPFDPLEQLNLAMEATDLPEQQTEPKEQTGETETLEPSGEQSELETKGGIGFFFKEEVHSEGEMAQRRALLLERQQKRTEELKRRRQWHEQEREIRVVSSDRRAASPSNTPPAGTTSPSPTPPATPARRGDFTRGEYARRQQLRIMEDLDKVLRQKTANQGRSSAKKTRSRPRSMTREETQLSLSPAKRTTGSKLTKVYSHSSLNLAATDETGNRGSDPTKKPHSSRPDSPSGCATPSRLANLNGDKDWESGSNGTSPAPEYTGPKLFKEPSFKSNKFIIHNALSRCCLAGKVNEAQKNKIVEEMEKSPANHFLILFRDSSCQFRGVYTMNPDSQELIRLAGVGPRTIGSTQVESIYKYSSDRKQFSAIPSKTMGMSVDAFTIPSHLWHGGGGAGGGGSRRASITKKAVISK is encoded by the exons ATGGTGGACTCTCCCAGCGCGATGAAGAAGACCTTTTCAGTGCCGGAGATCAAACCGCTGGACCAGTACGACTTCAGCCGGGCCAAGATCCGCGCCAGCGTCCGGTGGCTGCTGTCGAAGTCGTACGGCTCTGCAG AAAATGTCCCTGTGGAGTTGCGGGATCCGCTTTACAAGGACCAGTATGAACAAGAGCACCTCAAGCCGTCCGTGTCCAAGCTGCTTCTCTCCCCGGAGATCTACTGCCGAGCTCAGGCCCTGCTGGCCCAGGCACACGGGGTCTCTTTGCCGGCATCGCAGGGGTCCCCGGCCGACAACTCCGCGCTGCTGCAGTTCCTCATTAAGAAAGGTTTCACCCCAAAGGTCCAGGATGTAGATGTCACCGAGGAGGATCTCAGCAACGTCCCCATCAAGACA AAGTCCCACCTTGCCCTAATGGACGCTCTGATGTCACTGGCTGCTAAAGAGACAGTGGGCCGGGTGAAGATGGCGACGGAGGCGGAGCAGATGGGCGTCAGTTCTCCATGGGAGAACGCGCTGCTCTTCTGGGTCAACAGG CTGAACCAGAAATTGAGAGAaagcacagaagaagaggaaccCGTCAAGTCGCAGACGTGTACAGACCTGCAGGCTGTTCAGGACTCG TGTCAATCCACCCGTTGGTACTGGAAACTAGTCCCA CATGCTATCGCTTTTTGTTTGAAGGAGTCGGGGAATAAGCCGCCAGTG ATCCGCTATAGGAAGGACAAAGTGCAATCTAAGCTGACTCCTACTTTCCCTCTGGTGTCCGCGGTCAAAGATCTGTCTAATGGCTGTGCTATAGCTGCTGTGTTGCACTACTACTGCCCCAGCTTGCTGCCTCTAGAGG ATGTGTGTCTGAAGGACACCATGTCATTGGCCGACAGTCTCTACAACCTGCAGCTGGTCAAAGAGTTTTGCGAGAACAGTTTACAGAGCTGCTGCCCCCTCGCTGTTGAGGACCTGCTCTACGCTCCACCCGTTCTCCAT ctgaaCATCATGAGCTTCATAGCAGAACTGCTGGAGTGGTTTGAGGTGAAGAAGCCTGATTTTGTCCAGCCCACACAACCCATTGACCTCACAG ATGTCTCGGGGTTACTGGACTGCACAAGTCCCGTCACTGGGAACAGCAACAG TGGTTCTCCTTCCTTTATCTTCAAACAACCCTTTGTGCCCATCTCCTCTCCAGTGTCACCAG aaaacaaaagttGGACGAAGAAACAAATCGG CACTGACAGCCTAACCACCGGCATCCCTGTAATGACCTCACCGGTGACTTCAGCAGGGATGACTCGTGTCCCGTACAGCCCTCCGGAGGACCTCAGCCACCTGGTCAGCGCTTCGGCCCCATCGCAGCGGTCTTCCTGGGGCCCTTACGCACACACGGCACCGCTAGGAGAGCTGCCAACAATCGAGGAGGCGCTACAGGTGGTTCATACTCCCAACAGCAAAGATCGGAAGAAGGGAAGGACGCCAGAGAAAGGTGGAAGAGGAGTGTTGGGAGGACGGCCCGAGCCCAGGTTACGTCCCGAGGGAGCCCCTGCTGGTTTCTTCCTGCACTCCCCCGAGGAGGATAATCCGCAGCTCAGTAGCTCTGCTCCCTGTCGCTCTGGAGTCCTCTGCCGACCTGTTGGAGGAGAAGGGGGTGATACGGAAAGGCaaggaaggggagagaggagggagagatcaGGACGGAGCTCCGATATGTCACGTGACGATGACTCCGTTCTACGGGATGGCAGCGTCGACTCCTCTGAACTATCAGATGATACCCCAAGAAATGCCCCTGGTAATATTCGACCCAGTAACGGTCGCCAGGGAAACCACAACACCAGCAATAGCCCACGAATGACAAGCTTTGCTGAGCGACGAGACAGCAGGAGAAGACATTCGGCTGCTCCCGGAGAGGACTCAGCCTCTGCTGCGACCCCAACAAGCCCAGGAACTCCACATACACCCTCAACCCCAGCGGGGGCACCTGGCCGACAGGACAGCCCAGGTCCCAGAGGCCCTGAACCAGGGTCCGAGGCCTGGGAGTTGGGGGCTCGTCTGGAGGAAAAACGCAAAAGCATTGAAGCCCAAAAAAGACGCATCGAAGCCATCTTtgccaaacacagacagaggcttGGAAAAACTGCTTTCCTTCAACTGAAAAGAGAgcaaggagagggaggaggggagggactGGGGGAGGATAATCTCAGCCTGGAGGAGCGCCTCACCCACATGGAGGAACAactgaaacaggaggaggagaaggaagagaaagaaaaggaggaaaaagaaaaagacagagataaggagaaagaaaagctaTCCGTTTCCAATCCTCCTCGGCTGGAGAAGCAGGTCACGTTCTCTATTGAAACTAAGCAAGgggcagaaaaagagaaagagaaagagaaagctgGTGACGGTGTTCTTGTGGAATACAATGAAGTCGTGCAGAAACTGAGTGAAGCCCTGCAGTCATTACAGAAGGACATGCAGAAACTTACagaacagcaacagcagctcatGAGCAACCAAAGACCCAGAAATACACCCAAAACCGCTCCAAAGTCAGTGATTAGAAGTAACGTCAAAACACCACCCAGAACCCCTCCCCACACACCAACAAAGACACCTCCGAGAACCCCGACAAAGACTCCTACCAGGAGCAACGGTAAAGCTTGGGTGATCCCCACCAATCCCaatctcccctcctctccctcacgGCGTTCTAACGCTCTGACCTTGTCCACCTCTCCAAAAACAgtcgtctcctcctcctgccctgCTCCTCGCACTAAGattcactcctcctcctcacctcgGAGCCCCAAACACCACCCACGCCCCCAAAATCAGCGCCCCCATCCACGGCCTTCCGAACTCAAGTTCCCTCCTCTCAATCGGGTCTTGACACCAACCCAGACTGTGGACACCCTCCCCCACTTGCGCCGTGTGTCCCCCAGCAAGTGTCAGGTTCAGACGTCCTCTTCCTTCCGTATCGGCGGTCCCCGGACTCCTCAGGAATCTCCTCAGCCTCAGCAGCCACAGCCTGATGAGAGCAACTCAGAAACAGGCTCTAGCGAGACACCCACCCAGTTCAGCCTGGAGCTGGAGCAAGAGGATGTAGAGGCTGTTGGAGGGCTGCCGATCTTGTCACAGCCCAGACAAGATCGTCGCAGGGCTGCTGGCGGCAGCAGCTCTGGTGCTCCTTCAGAGTGCTCATTTGAGAGCGAGACTTTGTCCATTTCCGCTGCGTACAGCGCAGTaggggaaggaggaagaggcagaggtgCAGAGAAACGCTGCAGCATGATTGAGGTGTCACTATCATCTCATGGAGGGCCAGAGGGAGGCAGCGACGAACCAACCGATGAAGGGCAGGAGTTTTCCTCTGACTCAATGAGCGATCACACAGAATCTGCTGCGGAACCGGCAAGAGGACTCGCCACAGAGCCCTTCGATCCTTTAGAGCAGCTGAATCTGGCTATGGAAGCCACGGATTTGCCGGAACAACAAACCGAACCCAAAGAACAAACAGGAGAGACCGAAACTTTGGAACCAAGTGGAGAACAGAGCGAGCTGGAAACCAAAGGAGGAATAGGATTCTTCTTCAAG GAGGAGGTACATAGTGAAGGGGAGATGGCCCAGCGTAGAGCTCTCCTGTTGGAGAGGCAGCaaaagagaacagaggagctgaagaggaggagacagtggCATGAGCAAGAAAGGGAAATCAG AGTTGTGTCTTCAGACAGGAGAGCAGCATCTCCCTCCAATACACCCCCTGCAGGCACCACCTCCCCGTCACCCACACCTCCTGCTACTCCAGCCCGTCGGGGAGATTTCACACGAGGGGAGTATGCGCGACGGCAACAGCTCAGGATCATGGAGGACCTGGACAAAGTGCTCCGCCAGAAAACCGCCAATCAAGGACGATCTTCAGCTAAGAAGACCCGCTCTCGGCCTCGCAGTATGACCAGGGAGGAAACACAGCTGTCTCTGAGTCCAGCCAAGAGAACAACTG GCTCTAAGTTGACCAAAGTCTACTCTCACTCCTCCCTCAACCTGGCAGCAACAGATGAGACAGGAAACCGTGGTAGTGACCCCACGAAGAAACCTCACAG CAGCCGTCCTGATTCACCGTCAGGATGTGCGACACCAAGTAGACTGGCCAATCTGAACGGAGACAAGGACTGGGAGAGTGGCTCCAATGGAACCTCACCTGCCCCAGAATACACAG gTCCAAAGCTCTTCAAAGAACCAAGCTTCAAGTCCAACAAATTTATCATTCACAACGCTCTCTCTCGCTGCTGCCTGGCTGGAAAGGTCAACgaggcacaaaaaaacaagatagttGAG GAGATGGAGAAGTCTCCTGCAAACCACTTCCTTATCCTCTTCCGGGATTCCAGCTGCCAGTTCAGGGGCGTATACACCATGAACCCTGACTCCCAGGAGCTCATACGATTGGCTGGCGTGGGTCCCCGGACAATTGGTTCCACCCAGGTGGAGTCCATCTACAAATACAGTTCAGACAGGAAGCAGTTTAGTGCCATCCCCTCTAAAACCATGGGCATGAGCGTGGATGCTTTCACCATCCCCAGCCATCTTTggcatggaggaggaggcgcaggaggaggaggaagcaggagagcAAGCATTACTAAGAAGGCGGTTATTTCCAAGTGA